In Candidatus Manganitrophus morganii, the genomic window TGAGCGATCGGATCACGTTGGTCGGCGGCAACTTCAACCGGGACGAGCTCCCCGGGACGTTCGACGTCGTCTTCCTCTCCGACATCCTCCACTATCAAACTTCAGAGGAGAATGCAGCCCTCTTCCAGAAGCTCTCCCGCGCCGCGAATCCGGGCGGGCTGATCATCGTCAAAGATATGTTTCTGAACGAAGATGCATCGAACCCCGGCTGGAATGCGATTTTCTCCATCCATATGATGGTCTATTCCGAAAAGGGGCGCTGCTTCTCGGGATCGGAAATCCGCGGATGGTTGGAGAAGGCGGGATTCCACTGGGTGACGGAGATGGAACGGAACACCGTTTTAACGGCAATCAAGTAACCAGGAGGAGACCATGAAGGAAATGTTGACCGCGCCCGGATTTCTCTCGCCCTACGGAACGTGGGGGGCGGATATCTCGTCGGTCATGGCATGGGTTTTCACCCTGCTTTTTATCTATGGTTGGTATGCCGGCAAAAAGCATCAGGGACAACGCCACCATCTGGTGACCCTCTGGGGGATGGTCGCGATGCTCGGCTACTTCACCCTCTACTATCTCGCACGCGGATTGGGGGCCCTTTCGCTGGAGGGGAAGGAAGGCTTCGGAGGGCCTGATTGGGTTTACAATTATATCTTCTCGCCGATGCTGACGATCCACATCTTGGTCATCTCGGTCGGTCTGGTCCTGGCGGTTTATATGATCGTCCTGGGCTTCCGATCGTCGTTTAAAAAGGGGAGTGAGCGCTACCTGAAAGTGGAGCCGTTGAAGATGGGGAGAAAAGGCTTCAACTATACACTCGCGGGGGCGGCGGCCCTCTTCGGCCTCTTTGCGCTCATACGCTGGAGCGGATCGATGGGGCGGCTGGTCGTCTATATTTCCGGCTTCGGTCTGGTGGCCGGCGTCCTCTTTATGGAACGGGGGATCGAGCGATGGATCCCGGATGCCGCCACGCGCCATCGAAAAATGGGGGCGTTCACGATGGTCCTCTACGTGATCGCGTTGGTCACGAGCACAGTCACCTACGTGATGCTTTACTACATCTACCCGGTGAAAGAACATTAAGATAAAATAGGTCGATCTGTTTACCCTCGTAGAGACGTCCCGCCGGGACGTCTCTACTTTTTTGATGCCGGACCACATAAACCCCCCGCCGTGATGTGCATCGCTGAGACGATGCACCCTCGGCCTTCTCAACCTCTGCCGTAATGCCTGCCGTTTTGAAACCAGCGGTATTCTGTGTAAAAACGCATCGGATTTCTTCTCGATAGACGAGCGACTTATCTCATTCGGATCCGGTCAGGCCGATGATCCAATCTGCTGAGCTGGAGCCGCGCATTTCTTGCCCAGGGCTGCAAGTCACACATGCGTGATCGGTGCATGTTCATGACGATCGCTCACCTTATTAAGGCAAAAAGCAAATCTTGTGTACGGATGGGCTGGCACTTACTTTGCAATTTAACTTTATTATTGTTCATGATTTGCTGAAAGGAGACACGATGCTTTGGACCATTTTTGTAATCCTGCTCATCCTCTGGGCGCTCGGCTTCAGCTTGAACCTGGCGGGGGGAGTGATCCATGCCCTGCTGGTGATCGCCGCCGTGTTGCTCGTTGTTCAGCTTCTGACCGGGAGAAGGACCGTCGGTCCCCCTCCATAACGCAACGCCATCCGTTTTTTTGGTCTACTGCCCCCCCGTCCTGTCTGCCCGTTTTTTGATCGGACGGGACGGGGGCGCTTCCAAGAGCAGCAAAAGAGAAGTCCGCCGAAGCGGCTGTCATACGAGGAGAGGTCCCCATTAAAAATAAATCATGGTTTAGGGGAGAGACGCGGCGGCCGGCTTGGGCCGCCCTCTTTTTGTTGCTGCTCGCCTTTTTTCTGTTTGTCCTCCCGGAATGGATCACCCTCAATCGGCTCATCCCTTTTTTCTCCGAGCGATTACAACAAGCGATCGGCCGACCTTTTTCCGTCGACGAGATTCGCGTCTCGTTCCTGACAGGCTCTGAAATTCGGCTCCGGAGCGTTGTGATCGGGGCGGAGGAAGAAGCGCGGCCGATTGCAGAAGTCCAAGAGATTCGAATCGGATTTCGGCTTCTTCCTCTCCTCTGGAAGCGGATGGAGATTGTGGAGATTCATCTGATCGAGCCGACCGTCTCTCTGATTCGAGATCGGAACGGGGAGTGGAACTTCAAGGATCTCCTTCCGAAGAGGGAAAGGGAAGCGGGCAAAGGATGGAAGGTGGCGAACCGATCGAGGATCGTTACTCTACGGCAAGGGAGGCTTTCCCTCCTCGATCATGCTCTTTCCGGCGGCCCTGTGGAATGGACGGCCCAACGGATAGAAGCCCGGATCCGTCGTCCTTTTTGGGATGGAAAGGTGGGCGTAAAGATCGATATCCCCTCCGTCTGGCAAGGAATCTTGGTCGACAAGGCGACCCATCTGCAGGTGGATGGGAGCGTGGAGGAGGAAGGGGGGTTCTTAGGCTTCACACGAGAGACAGCCCATTTCATCGTGACGCTCATTCGTTTCGACTCCGATCTGATTCAGCCCTATCTTTCCGAAGCGGTTCCCTCTTTTGTGTTCGAGTGGGGCTGGGTTACCATTGATGCGCCGGGCGCCGACCTGTTCCGGCTCCACCGGCTGTTTCGCTCGCCGGAAACGCATCTGGCGGGAGAGTCGAAACAGATTTCCGTCACCCTCTCCAAAGACCTTCCGCCGGTTGCAGTCGATCAAGCCTTGTGGCGTTATGATCGCCGGGAGGGGCACATCACCCTTTACCACACACATTTCTTGGACTCCACCCTCACGAAGACTACCGGATTATTGAAACCGTTCACAGAGGGTCGACTGGAGATTCAAACCTCGGGAGAAGTCTCCCTCTCGGATGCTGCGGAGGTTGCGTATAAACGCTTCGGGAACGAGCGGCTCAAGCGGCTCCAAACCGGCGGTTCCGTTGAGACCGATCTCAAGATAAAAATTCCCCTGAAGGCCCCCTCTCAGACAGAATTCCATGGCCGTCTTTTGGTTCGCGACGGAACGCTGACCCCCTTCTCCGCATTTCGGCCGATCCAGAAAATTAAAGGGACCGTCCGGGTGGAGGGAAAACAGCTTTTGATCGAGAGCGCCGAAGGGGGATGGGGGACAGGCCGGCTGGTGGGAAACGGGAAGATGCCCGACCTCTATGAGGAAGGGGTCGAGTTCGATCTTCACGCCACAACCCTCGATTGGGATGCGCTCCGCCTTCCCCCCGACGCGGTGGAAGCTGCGCGCGCGGGTGACCGACCGAAGGAGCCGAGGCCGATCTCCCCGGAGCCCGATCAGGATGATCATGAGGAGAGTGGCTATGCAGTCGGGCTGCTTCGGATCGATCACCTTAAGATAAATGAGTATGATTTCTTAAATTGGCAGAGCGCGATGATCTATCGGGAGAAGACGCTGCAATTTCGGGAGACCGAAGCCGATTTTGCGGGGGGGATCTTCAGGGCCGATTTCGCCCAGGTCTATTTTCGGCGGGACGGATCGGTGGCGCTGGCGCTGACCCCCAAGCTGGAGCAGATCAATGTGGCCGCGTTTCTGAGCGATTTTCGCGGAGACGGAGAGCGGCCGATCATGTCGGGACGGGGACTCATGGCGGGGGGCCTGAATACCGAAGGGAATAATCTCCAGGAGTTTAAAAAGAATCTGGAGGGAAATCTGATCGTCTACCTGGAGAAGGGGACGATCTATCGGTTCAGGGCGTTGGCCCGGATTTTCGCATTGATGAATCTTCGCTCCCTTCCCGATCCCGATGTAAAGGGGATCAAATACGATGTCCTCTCCGGAAGCTTGAGCATCGAGCGGGGGAAAGTCGCGCTGCACGACACCGTTCTCTTCGGTAAGGATGTCCGTGTCATCGCCAATGGGAAGATCGATCTTGTAAAGAACGAGTTCGATCTTTTGATGGGGGTTCAGGTCTTCCGGCTGGTGGATGATATTCTCAAGCAGCTTCCCGTCGCCGGACCGATCTTGCTCGGCAAAGACCAGATGTTCATCGCCTCCTACTTTGAAGTCGAGGGGAAGCTGACCGACCCGAGGGTTCGATTCCGGCCGTTTAAGAGCATCAAAGAATCGACCCTGGCGGTGCTGCGGCGCGCCCTCACCTACCCGGTTCGGCCGGAGGAGTTCAGTGGATGATCAGACGCAAACGATCTCGGCGAGCAATTCCAAATGCCCCGTCTGCGGGAACATGTCAAAGGGTTGGAGCCTTCTGAGAAGATATCCCCGGTCGAGGAGGATTCGTGTGTCGCGTGCAAACGTGGCAGGGTCGCAGGAGAGGTAGAGGATTTTCTG contains:
- a CDS encoding DUF420 domain-containing protein; translated protein: MKEMLTAPGFLSPYGTWGADISSVMAWVFTLLFIYGWYAGKKHQGQRHHLVTLWGMVAMLGYFTLYYLARGLGALSLEGKEGFGGPDWVYNYIFSPMLTIHILVISVGLVLAVYMIVLGFRSSFKKGSERYLKVEPLKMGRKGFNYTLAGAAALFGLFALIRWSGSMGRLVVYISGFGLVAGVLFMERGIERWIPDAATRHRKMGAFTMVLYVIALVTSTVTYVMLYYIYPVKEH
- a CDS encoding lmo0937 family membrane protein, producing MLWTIFVILLILWALGFSLNLAGGVIHALLVIAAVLLVVQLLTGRRTVGPPP
- a CDS encoding AsmA-like C-terminal domain-containing protein: MLLAFFLFVLPEWITLNRLIPFFSERLQQAIGRPFSVDEIRVSFLTGSEIRLRSVVIGAEEEARPIAEVQEIRIGFRLLPLLWKRMEIVEIHLIEPTVSLIRDRNGEWNFKDLLPKREREAGKGWKVANRSRIVTLRQGRLSLLDHALSGGPVEWTAQRIEARIRRPFWDGKVGVKIDIPSVWQGILVDKATHLQVDGSVEEEGGFLGFTRETAHFIVTLIRFDSDLIQPYLSEAVPSFVFEWGWVTIDAPGADLFRLHRLFRSPETHLAGESKQISVTLSKDLPPVAVDQALWRYDRREGHITLYHTHFLDSTLTKTTGLLKPFTEGRLEIQTSGEVSLSDAAEVAYKRFGNERLKRLQTGGSVETDLKIKIPLKAPSQTEFHGRLLVRDGTLTPFSAFRPIQKIKGTVRVEGKQLLIESAEGGWGTGRLVGNGKMPDLYEEGVEFDLHATTLDWDALRLPPDAVEAARAGDRPKEPRPISPEPDQDDHEESGYAVGLLRIDHLKINEYDFLNWQSAMIYREKTLQFRETEADFAGGIFRADFAQVYFRRDGSVALALTPKLEQINVAAFLSDFRGDGERPIMSGRGLMAGGLNTEGNNLQEFKKNLEGNLIVYLEKGTIYRFRALARIFALMNLRSLPDPDVKGIKYDVLSGSLSIERGKVALHDTVLFGKDVRVIANGKIDLVKNEFDLLMGVQVFRLVDDILKQLPVAGPILLGKDQMFIASYFEVEGKLTDPRVRFRPFKSIKESTLAVLRRALTYPVRPEEFSG